A window of Pedobacter lusitanus contains these coding sequences:
- a CDS encoding APC family permease, with amino-acid sequence MNKEIQDSSFKRELGLLDGTMLVVGSMIGSGIFIVSADIARQVGSAGWLILIWVLTGLVTVVAAVSYGELSAMFPKAGGQYVYLKEAYNKLIAFLYGWSFFAVIQTGTIAAVGVAFSKFAAYLYEPLSDTNILYSIGSFHLNAAQLVSIVTIILLTYINSRGVKDSKMLQTFLTIIKIFSLLGLIVGGFLIAANTEVWNANWADAWNTRAFDAQHGSWVSIGGTALLSGIAAAMVGSLFSSDAWVGVTFIAGEIKKPERNVGLSLFFGTFIVSVIYISANLMYISVMPLNEIAFAKSDRVAVAAAQYIFGDVGTITIAVMIMISTFACNNGLIMAGARVYYTMAKDGLFFKKAAELNKSSVPGWALWFQCIWASFLCLTGKYGDLLDYVVIIVMIFYILTIYGIFILRKKQPDTVRPYKAFGYPVLPALYMIVAAAICVALLITKFSTCGWGVLIMLAGIPVYYFSKPKEGIQ; translated from the coding sequence CCATGCTTGTTGTAGGCTCCATGATCGGCTCTGGTATATTTATAGTAAGTGCTGATATTGCAAGACAGGTAGGCTCTGCCGGCTGGCTCATCCTGATCTGGGTACTGACCGGACTGGTGACTGTAGTTGCTGCGGTTAGCTATGGCGAACTGAGTGCCATGTTTCCTAAAGCTGGCGGACAGTATGTATATCTTAAAGAAGCTTATAATAAACTGATCGCATTTTTATACGGGTGGAGTTTCTTTGCTGTGATACAGACGGGGACAATTGCAGCAGTAGGAGTAGCTTTTTCTAAATTTGCAGCCTATCTCTATGAACCTTTAAGTGATACCAATATATTATATAGTATAGGGTCTTTTCATTTGAATGCGGCTCAGCTGGTTTCTATTGTGACCATTATTCTGCTGACTTACATCAATAGCCGTGGAGTGAAGGATAGTAAAATGCTGCAGACCTTTCTGACCATCATCAAGATATTCTCTTTACTGGGATTAATTGTCGGAGGGTTTTTGATTGCTGCAAATACTGAAGTCTGGAACGCAAACTGGGCGGATGCCTGGAATACAAGAGCGTTTGATGCCCAGCATGGTTCATGGGTATCTATTGGTGGTACTGCCCTGCTTTCGGGAATTGCGGCTGCAATGGTAGGATCTCTGTTTTCAAGTGATGCCTGGGTTGGCGTAACTTTTATTGCCGGCGAGATCAAAAAACCTGAGCGTAATGTAGGACTGAGTTTGTTTTTCGGAACTTTCATTGTGAGTGTAATTTATATTTCTGCAAATCTGATGTATATCTCTGTAATGCCTTTAAATGAGATTGCTTTTGCAAAATCTGACCGTGTTGCGGTGGCTGCCGCTCAATATATTTTTGGAGATGTAGGTACGATAACTATTGCAGTTATGATCATGATTTCTACTTTTGCCTGTAATAATGGTTTAATTATGGCCGGGGCAAGGGTTTATTATACCATGGCTAAGGATGGGCTGTTTTTTAAGAAAGCAGCTGAACTGAATAAATCCAGTGTACCGGGGTGGGCTTTGTGGTTCCAGTGTATCTGGGCGTCTTTTCTGTGTCTGACCGGGAAATACGGGGACTTACTGGATTATGTGGTCATCATTGTCATGATCTTTTATATTCTGACTATTTACGGAATTTTTATCTTAAGAAAAAAACAACCTGATACTGTTCGTCCTTATAAAGCCTTTGGTTATCCGGTTTTACCTGCTTTGTATATGATCGTTGCTGCAGCGATCTGTGTCGCCTTGCTGATAACCAAGTTTAGTACTTGCGGCTGGGGAGTGTTAATTATGCTTGCGGGTATACCTGTCTATTACTTTTCTAAACCTAAAGAGGGTATTCAATAA